A segment of the Synechococcus sp. MEDNS5 genome:
CGCTGCTGGCCGCGGTGGGCGCAGGAGCGTTCGCCAACGTGGGCGACGCCTGTAAAGCCTGGGTGACGGTTGCCACTCCGTTGTTACCAGGACCCGAGGCACCGCGCCTGCAGGAACGCCATGCCCTGTATCAGCAGCTCTACCCCGCGCTCAAGCCCCTGTTCTCCCAGCTCAGCAGCACTCAACCTTGATCGCGTGGCTCTCCATGAACTGGAGGGCCTCCTCCCGGTTGAACACGCTGCCGGTGGCCGATGTGCTGCGCACGCAGCTGGCGCCCAGGGCGCTGCCCCAGCGCAGGCAGGTGGGCAGGTCATGCCCCTGGAGCATTGCGGCGATGAAGCCGGCATCAAAGGCATCGCCGGCGCCGGTGCCGCCCTGGTAGTCGGTGTCGTAGGCGCCGACACGCAGTTTCAACTGCTCGTTCAGCAGATGGGCTCCCCGATCCCCTTCGGTGATCACCACAGTCCGCGCGCCGGCGGCGCGGAAGGCTTCGGCTTGCTCCCAGGGATCGCTGAAGCCTGTGAGCAAGGCGGCTTCGTCGTTGTTGGGAAGAAAGACATCGGTGTAAGGAAGCACCCGTTGCAGGCGCTCCATGGCATCGGCATCGTCCACCTGCACCACATCGAGAAGGATGCGGGTGCCTGCTTCTCGGGCTTGGACCAGGCGCTGGCGCATGGCCTCACTCTCGAGGCCATCCAGCATCAGAAATCCACCGATGTAAAGCACGCTGGCCGACTCCAGCAGCCCCTCTGGAATCGCCGCGGCGGTCATGGCCGTGTTGGCGCCGGCATAGGAAATGAAGC
Coding sequences within it:
- a CDS encoding carbohydrate kinase family protein, producing MDCLCLGLLCADLVCHPVPSLPAQGQLMETEGMELSLGGCAANTAFDLAKLGVSTGISGCVGDDVLADFIVATLNAAGVDTRGVVRSAKVATASTAVINVRDQDRRFISYAGANTAMTAAAIPEGLLESASVLYIGGFLMLDGLESEAMRQRLVQAREAGTRILLDVVQVDDADAMERLQRVLPYTDVFLPNNDEAALLTGFSDPWEQAEAFRAAGARTVVITEGDRGAHLLNEQLKLRVGAYDTDYQGGTGAGDAFDAGFIAAMLQGHDLPTCLRWGSALGASCVRSTSATGSVFNREEALQFMESHAIKVECC